From the Flavobacterium gyeonganense genome, the window TTCAAAGCATCACTTCCTCCCAGACTGGCAATTACTTTTGCTAACAATTTAGCATTAAGCTGATACGGAATAGAATCGAGCATATTATTCCTTTGGATTTTGGCTTTTTCCAGTTTTGCTTCACGGTTGGCTTTTTCAGTTTCCCATTCTGCTTCCTGCTGCTCTATTTTTTCAAAAAAGGCTAATCGCTTTTCTTCTTTTTCTTCTGCTATTTTGAGACCCAATTTTTTAAGATCTGCAAAACGTGTAGTATGGCTTCTTATTTTTTTATCGGCAAAATAGCCTTTATTTACCTTTTTTACGATTGAAGATCCTCTGGAATCCTGTTTATCATTTTCAATAAGCAAATTGGCATACATTAATGCTTTTTCTTTATTTTCAAGTAAAAAATAAGTTTCGGCTAAATTGTTGGTTACTATAAACCGGATGTTTTCGTTTGCAGGTGAAGGCGGATATTTCACCAATAAACTTTCCAGATATTGCAAATGCGGCAATAAAGGCTTTTCGTCTAAACCTTTTTCAAGGGTTACTTTTTCCATCTGAGCCGTAATTTCATTTTCAAATGCCAGCATTTGATTGTATTCAGAATGTCCTTTTGAAGTTACAAATTCAAATTTTATTTTAGATTCGCCTGTAGCATACTTTAATTTGTAATTAAGATAGTTTTGTATTGTGCCCACAGAACTGTAAATCATTGCATCCAATCCTAACTCTTCAGCAGTGTAATTGCCATTTTTCTCTGCCTCGGCAACTTTTTTATTATTTGTAATTACTGCATCCCTCAATTTATCTTTTTGAGAACTAACACCAATTGTATAAGATTCTACAGTATTAAAATCCTCCGACAATAGAAGTTTATCAGCACATTTTGCTTCTACTTTTATCTTTACACTATAATTAGAAAATGCAAAAAACTCCCACGTATTCTTCTTTTTTATCAAATGTACTATCGATTTTTGTTGCCTGATATTGTGGCAATTCAATAGTTAAATAAATTCGTAGCTTTCCATTTGCAGGATCTTTTATAAATCCTTCAATATTAAAATAATTTTTCTTTAAGATAGGCTCTTCTTGTATTAACCTCTTATCAACCTGATAAAAAGTGGTTTGAGTTAATGTATTATCAAGAACAGGAAACTCTGAATATTCAATTACAGGTATATAAAACTTCTTTTTTTGGAGTTTATCTTTTCTTGTGCCTGAATTGCACCAATTAGAAATAACGCGATTAAGAGTATTATTTTTTTCATAGGCAAAAAAAAGCCACCAGAATTATCTTCTGATGGCTTTAAAGGTTTTCTGTTATTATTTTTTATTAAAGATCTGAATAGACTTATCAGAAACATAAAAGATATTCTGAGTTGCCGGATCAATTTCATATACTGGTTTGTTATTGTTGAAAATAATTTTATCAACCTCTACTCCATCTGATTTGCTCACTTTAACCAAAACTTTTTCTCCAGTATCTGCTTTTGCAAAAATATAAGAGAAATCTCTGTTTTGTTTCATCGCATTAAAACGGGAATTAAATTTAGCTGCTACCATGCCAAGAGCTGCTGATCCTGCTGCATAAGCTTTTGCCTGATCCTGGTTAGTCTTATCTTCCTTTTTTATAACTGTGGATCTCATCTTTCCTGAAGAATCACGGTATGTCATTGTTAATTCAGCTCCTTTGATATCGCTTACTGCTGAACCTATACCCATACCAATGCTTCCTGCAATAGCAGCACTTTTAATAAGACGTCTTGTTCCTTCACCTGGCTGTGTATAAGTATGGTGGTATTTAATTGTTCCGTCTACATTTACCCCCATTACTTCAACTGGTCCAGAAAGTACAACTCCCCAAGGAAACTGCTCTATACTGTTTAATTCTTTTTCTTTTTTGATATTTACTTTTGCGAAAGGCTCTGGTTTATCGCTAATACTTGGATCAAACTTGTATAATTTTTCGTCGTTATAAACTACGTAAGAATTTGTAGCTTCATCATAAGCAGGTAATACCGGACGATTTTTATCAAAATTAATATTACGCTTCCAAAGTTTAATTCCTGATTTGTAATCAACCATATTTCCGTAAGTACCTGTCAGGTACATTACTTTTTCACCTACTTTTCCTAAATAATAAATTGGATCTTCTTTGTCGTCAGAAATTTCGATGAATTTTTTCCAAAGTTTTTCACCGTCTTTGTTGATTAGCATCATTTCGTTTTCAGCTACATATAAGAAATCCTGATCGATTGGGATAACTCTTTTTAAACCGTCTCCACGAGCATCTTTTTTCCATATTTTTTCACCTGAAGTTAAATCATAAAAATTAAAACCGCTGTAGTGAGCTACTAAGATTTTTGTTCCCCAGTCTTCCAGATAAACCACTCTTTTTGTTTTGATAGATTCTTTCCAGATACTTTTTCCTGTTTCAGTATTCAATACATTCAAATATTGTTTTGTAGAAAAAGTTCCTGCATTATTAACTACAACAATATTTTTATCATTTTGAGTTAAAAAGAACTTTGAATAATCTTCTTCACCTTTCCAGTTTAATTTCCCTGAGTTTCTGTCGAAAGAATATAATTTTCCGTACAACAAATAGTAAATAACTGATCCGTGTACTGTCGCAATATTTGTGTTTGCAGATTCTTTGAAGGAAAAACTAAATAATGATTTTGCTTTATCTACTGTAGTATTCCATTTCAATTCTCCTGTTTTCATATCCAATAAAGCGATTGCCATGTCACCGTCTTTTTTCAAAGTAAGCAGATATTCGTCTGTTTCAGGAATAAAATCTGACTGCGTTACCCAGAACGATTCTTTAGATGAATTGTAAACTACTTTCCCGCTATCGGTATTAATAATTAAATATTTGCTATTGATATAAGCTTCAACGTATGGACTTCCCGGAACACTGGTTAAATCGCTTTTCTCCTTAAAAATTTTTCCAAAATCAGGATCTGTCAAAATATCTCCTGCTGAAGTAGTTCCAAAATCATCTTTAGTCAGGGTCCAGACAATTTTTTTTGTTTCCGGATCTAAACCTTTTATGGTTCCGCCTTCCTTAAATACAACAACACCGGTAATTTCGTTTTGCACTAAATCCTGAACGGCATTTTCTGTTGTAACAATTTCATCATACTTCCTTTGAGAAACAGCAGAAATCGAAACAGCCAGAAGTAAAATAATTGAAAAAGTAATTCTCTTCATAGTAGATTTTTTTAATTAATGAATAGATATGTGGCAATTATGATTGAAATAATTGTCTGCGAATATATACAAATTAAACTTTATTTAAGAAAATATTTCTTTCAAAACCTCAAGTGATTTAGGTTTTTTGAAACCATCTAAATGAAGGCTGTAATAATCAATCAGAATCTTTAGCAGTATTTGCCTTTCTATCACGTGAAAGGTTTTCTGATCATTATCAAATTTTAAACTCAGTAGTTTTTTTAACAAATCTGTTTCGTGTTCTGTCAAAGAATTTGATCTGCGAAGAAGTGTAAAAACACCGTCATTTATTTCAAAATAGGGCAAATCAAGTTCTGAAATATCAGGATAAAAACCCAAATATTTTGTAGTTTCCAACATTAAAATTAAATGAAAATTAGAAATTTCATCGTGATGGTCGAGCCATGTGAGCGCCGTTTCTAAAAACACAAACAATGATTCATTCTTTTCTTCTTCCTGTATTGAATAATGCAGTATTTCAGACAAAAACATCACCATGGTACTTTTTACAAGATCTGTATGAATAGTCTGAAAAGGAACGGCTATTTTGATTTCTTTAAAGTTTTCCAGACTGCCTTTATTTTTATGTACTGCTTCTATTTCTAGAATAGACAGAGGCTGAAAATAAGCAATTTTCTGGCTTGCTTTCCGACTTGAAAAAGCGTCACGCACAAAATAAGATTTCAGTCCGTTTGAAAGTGTAAAGCATTTTACGATCAGGCTTTTTTCCTGAAATTTTAACGATGAGATTACGATTGCTTTGGTTTTAACCAGCATATATTAAATATTCAAATAGCGTTAAAATTCAAATTAGCCATGTCAAAAATTATTATTTCCTTAGTTTTTTCTTCAAATTTAAAAAATAACTTTCGAAATATCTATATGACAAATTTGCTGTTAAAACTGTAAAAGTAAAAACTAAAAAATTAAAAATAATTATTGAGCAAAAGCTTGATATTTTTAAGTGAAAATTAAATTTTAAAAAAACTAATCCTACAATTTGCATCATTATAGCATGATACATGTATATACCATATGATATTTTGCCCAAATGATTCAATACTTTACTTTCCAATATCAGGATTGGTTTTTCCACTAATTGGCAAATCGTCAATCCGAATAATACCATACTAAAAAAATGATAAGCCCAATTACTTAAATTGTCTTTAAAGATAGATGTTGTAAAATATACCGCAAGAGTTATAAAAATAAAATATCTGATTTTTTGAATCCTTATCTTTTCATTAAACAATAAGACTGAACACATCCCACTAAAAGAAAAATAAAAAAATAGCATTTTATAGCTTTTTAAAAAATCAACAAAACCTGAAAAATACAGCCAGAAATATAAAACTGTAAAAAATAACAAGGACCTCACAATATTTTTTAATGGCAATACAAAAATTAATGGCGCTATTAGCAGATAAAACTGTTCTTCTATTGCTATTGACCATAATATTTCTATTATCCCTCCCGGTTTATATGAAGCAAAAATATTTGAAAAAAAAGTGGCTGATAAAAAAACACCATGTAACAAATCATAATTATTTTGAAAATTAAATCCAAACCATGACAAAATAACCCTGTAATATAGTAATCCAAAAATTAATATTAAATAGTACAATGGAAAAATCCTTAAAATCCTTCTTAAAAAAAAGTGCTGTAAATTAATTGAATTAAAAATTAACTTCTCAACATATAATTGTCTTATAATTAAAAAACCACTTAATGAAAAAAACATAAAAACAGCTTCTTCTCCTTTATCAAAAATGGAAAAATTATCATAAGAAGTAAAACCTCTGTTTTTACTAAATTGAAACGTGTGGAAAAGCACAACCAACGATGCCAAAATAAATCTTAATGAAGTTAAATTTGGTAATCTTTTCATATTGAACCTAAATCATTTATGAATCACAATCAAATCATCTTACAATCATAACTTTCTTAACTTTTGTTTCAGCACCATCTTTTGAAGAGATAAAAATCATATAAACTCCTGATGCTACTTTATAACGACCAAAAGCAGTTGTATCCCATTCTATTGTTCCTCC encodes:
- the recO gene encoding DNA repair protein RecO, with translation MLVKTKAIVISSLKFQEKSLIVKCFTLSNGLKSYFVRDAFSSRKASQKIAYFQPLSILEIEAVHKNKGSLENFKEIKIAVPFQTIHTDLVKSTMVMFLSEILHYSIQEEEKNESLFVFLETALTWLDHHDEISNFHLILMLETTKYLGFYPDISELDLPYFEINDGVFTLLRRSNSLTEHETDLLKKLLSLKFDNDQKTFHVIERQILLKILIDYYSLHLDGFKKPKSLEVLKEIFS
- a CDS encoding acyltransferase family protein, with translation MKRLPNLTSLRFILASLVVLFHTFQFSKNRGFTSYDNFSIFDKGEEAVFMFFSLSGFLIIRQLYVEKLIFNSINLQHFFLRRILRIFPLYYLILIFGLLYYRVILSWFGFNFQNNYDLLHGVFLSATFFSNIFASYKPGGIIEILWSIAIEEQFYLLIAPLIFVLPLKNIVRSLLFFTVLYFWLYFSGFVDFLKSYKMLFFYFSFSGMCSVLLFNEKIRIQKIRYFIFITLAVYFTTSIFKDNLSNWAYHFFSMVLFGLTICQLVEKPILILESKVLNHLGKISYGIYMYHAIMMQIVGLVFLKFNFHLKISSFCSIIIFNFLVFTFTVLTANLSYRYFESYFLNLKKKLRK
- a CDS encoding PQQ-binding-like beta-propeller repeat protein; the encoded protein is MKRITFSIILLLAVSISAVSQRKYDEIVTTENAVQDLVQNEITGVVVFKEGGTIKGLDPETKKIVWTLTKDDFGTTSAGDILTDPDFGKIFKEKSDLTSVPGSPYVEAYINSKYLIINTDSGKVVYNSSKESFWVTQSDFIPETDEYLLTLKKDGDMAIALLDMKTGELKWNTTVDKAKSLFSFSFKESANTNIATVHGSVIYYLLYGKLYSFDRNSGKLNWKGEEDYSKFFLTQNDKNIVVVNNAGTFSTKQYLNVLNTETGKSIWKESIKTKRVVYLEDWGTKILVAHYSGFNFYDLTSGEKIWKKDARGDGLKRVIPIDQDFLYVAENEMMLINKDGEKLWKKFIEISDDKEDPIYYLGKVGEKVMYLTGTYGNMVDYKSGIKLWKRNINFDKNRPVLPAYDEATNSYVVYNDEKLYKFDPSISDKPEPFAKVNIKKEKELNSIEQFPWGVVLSGPVEVMGVNVDGTIKYHHTYTQPGEGTRRLIKSAAIAGSIGMGIGSAVSDIKGAELTMTYRDSSGKMRSTVIKKEDKTNQDQAKAYAAGSAALGMVAAKFNSRFNAMKQNRDFSYIFAKADTGEKVLVKVSKSDGVEVDKIIFNNNKPVYEIDPATQNIFYVSDKSIQIFNKK